In Arthrobacter ramosus, one DNA window encodes the following:
- a CDS encoding phage tail protein, translating to MPHIVDFENVSTAGLESSPVAGALAGLRANEGRYYRNKYDHAFAVSPASELPEVVERVSRILKDERDIVISSRPLEATAFEVDGLRMAYVFYESGLSINVMYSIEAGGKRAVGFKLADGMEIPEELASRFKFARQKSKLAGVIRGSFFVIKGEY from the coding sequence ATGCCGCACATCGTTGACTTCGAGAATGTTTCTACTGCCGGGCTGGAATCGTCTCCCGTTGCCGGGGCGCTTGCCGGGTTGCGCGCCAACGAGGGCCGCTATTACCGGAACAAGTACGACCACGCCTTTGCTGTGAGCCCCGCCAGCGAGCTTCCCGAGGTGGTCGAGCGGGTGAGCCGCATCCTGAAGGACGAGCGTGACATCGTCATCAGCTCCCGCCCGCTGGAAGCGACTGCCTTCGAAGTCGACGGTTTGCGGATGGCCTACGTCTTCTACGAGTCGGGGCTGTCGATCAACGTCATGTACAGCATCGAGGCCGGCGGGAAGCGAGCGGTCGGATTCAAGCTCGCCGACGGCATGGAGATTCCGGAAGAACTGGCGTCACGCTTCAAATTCGCTCGCCAGAAGTCGAAGCTGGCAGGCGTTATCCGCGGCTCCTTCTTCGTGATCAAAGGTGAGTACTAG